The sequence below is a genomic window from candidate division WOR-3 bacterium.
AAGATGGAAAACCAACCGAGATGGCTAAAGGTTTCGCTTCTTCAAAAGGTGTTTCTATTGATTCTTTAAAAATTGAGGAGATTGATGGTAATAAATATGTTGTGGCTGAGATTTTAGAAAAACCTAAAAAGGTAGAGGAGATCCTTAAAGAAAACTTACTCTCCTTAATTAAAAATATTGAATTTCCAAAGAAAATGAGATGGGAAGAAACTGGTTTTGCTTTTGCAAGACCAATAAGATGGCTTATTGTTATGTTTGGAGAAAAAGTCATTTCTCTCTCTATAGCTGGGGTAAGGAGTTCTAATACCACTTTTGGACATCGCTTGTTGAGCTTTGGGAAGATAAAAGTCACTCCTAAGAATTATGAAGAAAAACTTGAAAAAGCATTTGTCATCGCTAATCCAGAGAAGAGGAAAAGACTTCTTAAAAGTTTAATAGAAAGGGAGGCGAAAAAGCTTGGGGCTTCTCCCATTTTCTCTGTGGGTCTTCTGGAAGAGGTTTCTAATCTTATAGAATATCCTTTTGTAATTCTTGGTTCTTTCCAGGAAGAGTTTCTTAAGTTACCTGAAGGGGTAATAATCTCAGCAATGGAGACCCATCAAAGGTATTTTCCTTTAAAAAAGAATGGGAAACTCATTCCGTATTTTATCTCAGGAATAAATAATAAACCAACTGAGGAAATAATAAAAGGCAATGAAAGGGTTTTAACTGCAAGACTTGAAGATGCAAAATTTTACTGGGAAGTAGATAATAGGTTACCTATAAGAGAAAGGATTCAGAGCCTCTCAGGAATTAAATGGCATAAGAACTTGGGTAATCTATTGGATAGAACGAAAAGGTTGGTTGAGTTAAGTGAATGGATTGGAAAAATTTTGGATGGGATAAATCTTGAGGTCTTAAAAGAAGGTGCAGAACTTTGTAAAGTTGATTTAACAACTCTTATGATAAGAGATGGCAAAGAGTTTACAAGCCTTGAGGGGTATATAGGAGCGGAATATGGAAGAGCCCAGGGTTTGAAAGAGGAGGTTTGTAAGATAATAGAGGAGCATTATAAACCTAAAAATGTAGAAGATACTCTTCCTACTACAAAAGAAGGGGCTGTTCTTTCTCTTGCTGATAGAATAGACCTTATGGTTGGGAGTTTTGTTGCCGGAGAAAAGCCAACAGGTTCAAGAGACCCATTTGGACTTCGTCAGGCAATGAATGGTGCTATAAGGATTGTTTTAGATTTTAAGTTTTCTTTTCCAATGGATGAATTAATAAAAAAGAGTCTTAAATTATTTGGGGTAGATTACAAGGAAGAAATTTTTGAGGAGATTAAACAGTTTATGATAGAAAGAATGGAGGGTTATCTTGAGAGCAAAAATATAAGATATGATATAGCTAAAGCAGTTCTTTCTGAAAAATGGAACGATCTCTTAGAGTCTTACCTTGTTGCCTTGGCTATGATGGAAATTAGGAAAGATGAGAAAGAGTTTGAGAAAATTGTAATAGGACAGAAGAGGGTTTCTAATATATTGGAAGGGGTGGTACAAGGAGAAGTTAAAGAAACTCTTTTAATAGAGAAAGAAGAAAAGGATTTATTTAGAGAAGCAAAAGCCTTAGAACCAATTTTAAATAATTTTATAAAGAATAGACAGTATCTTGAAGGGT
It includes:
- the glyS gene encoding glycine--tRNA ligase subunit beta, which encodes MDRDVLIEIGTEEIPAGYLENAINSFEKGLKDVFCSNGISYSSIEKFYTPRRLALIVKNVKKKKEKKINKIKGPPAHLAFKDGKPTEMAKGFASSKGVSIDSLKIEEIDGNKYVVAEILEKPKKVEEILKENLLSLIKNIEFPKKMRWEETGFAFARPIRWLIVMFGEKVISLSIAGVRSSNTTFGHRLLSFGKIKVTPKNYEEKLEKAFVIANPEKRKRLLKSLIEREAKKLGASPIFSVGLLEEVSNLIEYPFVILGSFQEEFLKLPEGVIISAMETHQRYFPLKKNGKLIPYFISGINNKPTEEIIKGNERVLTARLEDAKFYWEVDNRLPIRERIQSLSGIKWHKNLGNLLDRTKRLVELSEWIGKILDGINLEVLKEGAELCKVDLTTLMIRDGKEFTSLEGYIGAEYGRAQGLKEEVCKIIEEHYKPKNVEDTLPTTKEGAVLSLADRIDLMVGSFVAGEKPTGSRDPFGLRQAMNGAIRIVLDFKFSFPMDELIKKSLKLFGVDYKEEIFEEIKQFMIERMEGYLESKNIRYDIAKAVLSEKWNDLLESYLVALAMMEIRKDEKEFEKIVIGQKRVSNILEGVVQGEVKETLLIEKEEKDLFREAKALEPILNNFIKNRQYLEGLKELKKLRPYIDNFFDSVLVMVDDEDLRNNRLALLYYVRGLFHLFCDFEEIVID